A single window of Leclercia adecarboxylata DNA harbors:
- a CDS encoding ABC transporter permease, whose amino-acid sequence MLKPVLNQTPRSSFQVLRDVTFGLLIRELKTRFGSYRLGYAWALLDPLLIIIVFSLIFGMRGHSGFGGAPAPLFITAGYLPFLFFRNVVSKLQSAVSSNMGLFCYRQVTPFATFIARFILEVMVGMVVGCILVLGLLWIGFDAVPSDPLLVLLIYLLLMIFSFSLGIVFCVVGSLFQEADKFLRLIMMPLMFISCVMHPLMTIPTQYQHWFLWNPLVHALELIRCGWITGYSSPNVSWVYLSTVTLLMLTFAMSCYRLSHRRLIAS is encoded by the coding sequence ATGCTTAAACCTGTTCTCAATCAAACGCCCCGCAGCTCGTTCCAGGTGCTGCGGGATGTAACGTTTGGCCTGCTTATACGTGAACTGAAAACACGATTTGGGAGTTACCGACTGGGGTATGCCTGGGCGCTGTTGGATCCGTTGTTGATCATTATTGTATTTAGCCTGATTTTCGGTATGCGCGGTCACAGTGGTTTTGGTGGTGCACCAGCCCCCCTGTTTATCACCGCTGGGTACCTGCCATTTCTCTTTTTCAGAAATGTGGTGAGTAAACTGCAATCGGCAGTCAGCTCCAATATGGGTTTGTTTTGTTATCGCCAGGTGACTCCTTTTGCCACCTTTATTGCTCGTTTTATTCTTGAAGTAATGGTTGGTATGGTCGTTGGGTGCATTCTGGTATTGGGATTACTGTGGATTGGTTTTGATGCCGTACCTAGCGATCCCTTGCTCGTACTACTCATCTATTTATTGCTCATGATATTCTCGTTTTCACTTGGCATTGTCTTCTGTGTAGTAGGAAGTTTATTTCAGGAAGCAGACAAATTCCTCCGGTTGATAATGATGCCGCTAATGTTTATCTCATGCGTCATGCACCCGCTAATGACTATTCCTACTCAGTATCAACATTGGTTTTTATGGAACCCCTTGGTACATGCTCTTGAGTTAATCAGATGTGGCTGGATTACTGGTTATAGCAGTCCGAACGTTAGCTGGGTGTATTTATCAACGGTCACTTTACTAATGCTCACATTCGCCATGAGCTGCTATCGACTCAGCCATCGTCGCCTGATTGCTAGTTAA
- a CDS encoding ABC transporter ATP-binding protein, which yields MITLDNVSKYYPTKFGRNYVLRDVSIVLPRDRNIGILGVNGAGKSTLLRLLGGMDMPSRGKVSRHCRVSWPLALGGGFQGSMTGRENTRFVCRIHGVRDTQAVEEWVKEFSEIGQHFELPIKGYSSGMRSKFSFAVSMAFDFDIYLTDEIMSVGDARFKKKCIDTFNQKRETASLIMVSHDMKNLRQQCDMGILLRNSTLEIFDNIDDAIRIYQNL from the coding sequence ATGATCACTCTTGATAACGTATCGAAGTATTACCCAACAAAATTTGGCCGTAATTATGTATTACGCGATGTAAGTATTGTTTTGCCACGTGATCGCAACATTGGCATTTTGGGGGTAAACGGGGCGGGTAAATCAACCCTGTTGCGCCTGCTGGGTGGGATGGATATGCCTAGCAGGGGAAAAGTATCACGCCATTGCCGCGTCTCATGGCCCCTGGCGTTGGGAGGTGGGTTTCAGGGCAGTATGACTGGACGAGAAAATACCCGTTTTGTCTGCCGTATTCATGGGGTACGTGATACCCAGGCAGTTGAAGAGTGGGTAAAGGAATTTTCCGAAATTGGTCAGCATTTCGAACTGCCCATCAAAGGCTACTCCAGCGGAATGAGGTCTAAATTCTCCTTTGCCGTCAGTATGGCCTTCGATTTTGATATTTACCTTACAGACGAAATTATGTCAGTAGGGGATGCTCGATTCAAAAAGAAATGCATTGATACCTTTAATCAAAAACGTGAAACCGCCAGCCTAATCATGGTTTCACATGATATGAAAAACTTACGGCAACAATGCGATATGGGTATTTTACTGCGTAACAGCACCCTTGAGATATTCGACAATATCGATGACGCCATTCGCATTTATCAGAATCTATAA